The window gggggtgggaagggggaaggggggagatgaggtttagtggtgggggaggggggtgcttgtggtgtttgtggttGCTAGCCGTGAGATccatttcttcctcctcctgactGTTGGCACCGCTCATGGGGTGCTGAGAGGGATTCATTTTAAGGTTGTGATTGGTGTCCATGTCGATGTcgtgggatggtggtggtggtgagtgaggTCTGGGTTGGGGTTCAAGGTGGGGTGCACCTATCGACCCTGAAGACGTCATCCCGCTTTGCCCATCTTCTTGCCCCTGCGTCGGTGGTGTCACTGTCACCACGACTTCTCCTGCagcttcttggtggtggtgtggtttgtgatgccctcctccaatcGTATCAAACACTCGTAGTGTAGATAGCTGGTTGAGGATTGGGAAGTGAATGGTGAACATGCATAATGTCAAAAATGACAGGGTGCCAAAGGTTATGAACAGTGTCCGCCGTGGTGGTTGGCGGTTGAAAAGGTTGGTTATTGCCGGCATCGTGTTTTGGTCGTGTGACGAGCTGTTGCAACGGGAGTGCTGTTTCTCGGTTTGCTGAAGGAAGGGTTCACGGAACCCCCATTTTGTCAAGGATCAATTGATGGAACCAAAAACCGTTTGAAAGGGGTGATCCAAAGTTGAAGTCGGTGAGAATAAGTAGCAGGTCCACGAGTCACTGACCCTTGGCCATAATGCGCAAAAGTCGACGGTGGATATCTGATTTCTGTGCCACGGTCAATCGCTCCGGGGTCCTATTTTAGTGCTGCGTAGCAGGGGTCTCTTTTTTTGACTTTGCGCTGTCACGTTGCACCACCATTGGCTCTTGTTCGTCTGGGTGTTCAGACCGGAGAGACCAAAGACTGTCGACTACCTGAAGTTTGTTGAAGAGAGTGTGCCTCCTTTGTCTCATGAGTTCTGAAGGGTGGAAGGAATGCTGTGCCGGATGTTTGGAAACGAAAGAGCATGCCGTCACCTGCCGCTGACCTctaacccccaacaacacccaagTGACAGTCATGCCTCTTTGCCCAGAGTctgattttgtttttgccAAAACGCCTGCTATGCCCTAATGACCCAATTCAAATATAATACAGATATCGCACATATGTTTTCCTTATCCCATTACATTGCGCAACCCCGGGTATCGTCCCATGCTTTCCCATAGGTCTGCTATGACTTCTTCGCAGCAGCTTCCTGTGCTTCTCTGTATTTCCTGTTCTCAGCTTCTCTCCAGTCCTCTGGCGCCTTGTTGGTGCCGTCTGTCTCGCCGCGTGTCCCTGCGAAAGCAGACTTGCCCGCATACAACTGGTATCCCTCGCCGGTGTCCTCTGTCTTTTGGATCTTCGTGAAAGCAATGGGCTGGTTGCCTCTGAAGCGCTTGCGCATGTCGACCATGCCACGGCGGCATTCACCGAAGCCCTTCTTGAGTTGCTTGCACTTGAGCGGGAGGGTATCGACGAGAGGTTCGCGGAGGCAGTCGGCGGCCGAGTTGCGCTGCACCATGACGCATTCAGACTCTTGGAGGCATTGCGCCAAGGCGTCTCCTGGATACCAGAGGTTAGTTTCGAGAAGGCTGTAGCAATTGACAACGAGGAACACACGAATATCTTTACATGAGCTGGTCGGCATCTTGAGggctgtggaggggttgttgtatTGGTGATCGCTCTTCCGATGCGGCAGGCAAGGAATTAGACAGTGCTCGGCAAAGCACGGGCCGCGGGTGCAAAGCTGGCAGATCAACCTTGATAAACACCattagggttagggtatcTGCAGTCTCACTTACACAAAGGTACAGACTGAGTTCATGTATGTTCATATAGCAACTTGTTAATACAGTTTTCTTGTGGTCGTTGTATCCCGTAGAGCTACCGCAATACTAATCCACCGAAAACTTGTTCAACAACTAAACAAAAGCTCACCCAACTGCTCACTCACCTCTGGCTGCAAGGAATGGACATCATCAGCCAGACACCATCACTTTGGAGTCTTGGTTTGTCTCATGATTACAGCTCTTTCACCCTCCTTGTCTTTTTCCTTCCCCTGGTGTCCTCCTCATCTGACCCATCGGGTCCGAACACCCCCAGAAAATACAAACTCCTTACAGCGAAGAGAAACCCCTTTACCCACCGGACGTGTCAGCGAATATACCACAACAATGGATTGAACTTACAGTAGCACCCAAGTTTCCCCAAGTCATCTCATtccacctcaacatcccaACCGACTCTTCCCACCCAAGAATACGGCATGTAACAGCCATGTGTCCAATGTCAGCCAACCACAGCGCCCAGAGGTAGCTCCTCACGACTTTGACCTCGGTGGTACTGTGAAGGACaaagaggccgaggaggaaggcgaggaagtaCATGTTTCCTAGTTGTTGGGAGACCAGGAGGGATTGTTCTGGAAATGATAgcatgggggttggtgtttgagCTGCGAGGAAGTAACGGGGGAATACAACGGCGCCAATAGTGCCGGAGATGCTGAGGCATGTGGTTAGTGGGTGACGTCGAGAGCGACCAAAGAGATCTTACAGTGATATTGGCTCTGCTATTGTAAAGACAAAGCGAGGGAAGGCTGGAAGTTGGGAGGTCATTTTTGGGAGAGTGTCGTTGTCTATACAAGTTGGAGCGTGTGTATCAGAACTGAATTTCAATGACGCTGTCAACAAACTGAAGTGATGCAGTTACAGGATGCGAGTTTGAGGGAAGAGCCAATTGATGCGCAAAATGAGAACAGTATGAACTCGAACATAAAAAGTAGTAATATATCAGCCAAGGCTTGTTTTAAACACTCAGTTCATGCCACGACTCCTGAGATCAACCGGCTTTCATAACCACGtccctccgcctccgttCAGGCAACtagagggttagggtcacAAACCGACACCTCACCTGGCCAGTGCTCACCAGCGCACAGATAATTTGCAGTTTCCCCAGATTTTGCAGGCGTGCACAGACCACTCCCACTCAAGTACAAATTCAGCAAATCCCTACCAGAATTTCAactcttctttccctttttcttctccatccAAGTGCAGGGGTTTTACGCGTATCAGTGAGGATTCGTCCGAGATCGCGTTTTTGCTAGTTGAAAACTACATACCTGACCGCTCCTGCCAGGCTTGTACTGGTAGGGAATTTTTGtaacctctctctccttgtgGGATTTCTCATCTCTTCATTGCTGTCGGTCTGCGGATCGTGGTGAGGAAGACGTTGGTCATACATGACATGTGAAGCACTGGGCCGGGTTTGAAAGTTTATCCGAACATATAAAGTCTATTAAAATCAAGTCTTGCAACTGGGTATCACATTCTGCTTATCTGATCAACAGCCAACCATGCCTACGCGGTATCCAAaaccacaacctcagcctcgactTCGCCAACACTTTCCACCCAGAGCTTATCTCCCTTGTTCACTCCTTCGATGAAcgctccatctccctccttcaATACAGCATCGTCTCTCCCATCCAACCTGATACTCGCCTTCCCTCCCTTGGTCATGGGCAAGTGAACAAAAACCTTCCTCTTGTTCTGCTCCGTCACattccctcttcctcccacaATCCATTCAAACTTGCCACCACCAGTGATAATCCCCGCCCCCATCAAGAAGTCAGCATGAATAGGAATTGTCCCTTcgaccaccgcctccgccttgGCCTCTTGTTCAGCAGTAGCGtccacaccccccttcaGCGGACTTAAAATCGTCACAAACCCTTTCCTCTTATCCTCCTCACTAAAATGCCTGGTATGATACCTCGGCTTCAGCCCTCTCTTCCAAGGCAAAGCCCAAATCTGCAAGAAGTGGACAGTATCCCTCCTGTGCTCGTTGAACTCTGAGTGAGCGATCCCCGTTCCGCCGGTGGTGAACTGGATGTCACCGCGCTTCATGCGGTAGAACTGATCGGGGGAGACATTGTCACCCTCGGCGCCTTTGGTGAGCATGGAGTCGCGGTGGGTG is drawn from Podospora pseudocomata strain CBS 415.72m chromosome 1 map unlocalized CBS415.72m_1, whole genome shotgun sequence and contains these coding sequences:
- a CDS encoding uncharacterized protein (COG:O; EggNog:ENOG503P5KG; BUSCO:EOG09265I72); this translates as MPTSSCKDIRDALAQCLQESECVMVQRNSAADCLREPLVDTLPLKCKQLKKGFGECRRGMVDMRKRFRGNQPIAFTKIQKTEDTGEGYQLYAGKSAFAGTRGETDGTNKAPEDWREAENRKYREAQEAAAKKS
- a CDS encoding uncharacterized protein (EggNog:ENOG503P4B0), which produces MTSQLPAFPRFVFTIAEPISLISGTIGAVVFPRYFLAAQTPTPMLSFPEQSLLVSQQLGNMYFLAFLLGLFVLHSTTEVKVVRSYLWALWLADIGHMAVTCRILGWEESVGMLRWNEMTWGNLGATGFLFAVRSLYFLGVFGPDGSDEEDTRGRKKTRRVKEL
- a CDS encoding uncharacterized protein (EggNog:ENOG503P25M; COG:S); translated protein: MRRPFLLLSILIAFFAIILTYYKPDILQILTTYTGTTILTLTTHLTSLTTNPNITTPSHMNTAKTTMSRTLHHAKITPHLSSTRGHSDHGWLNTYHSFSFANWYHPSYTSFGSLRVLNEDRVKPQSGFPTHPHRDFEIFSYILSGELTHRDSMLTKGAEGDNVSPDQFYRMKRGDIQFTTGGTGIAHSEFNEHRRDTVHFLQIWALPWKRGLKPRYHTRHFSEEDKRKGFVTILSPLKGGVDATAEQEAKAEAVVEGTIPIHADFLMGAGIITGGGKFEWIVGGRGNVTEQNKRKVFVHLPMTKGGKASIRLDGRDDAVLKEGDGAFIEGVNKGDKLWVESVGEVEAEVVVLDTA